From a region of the Haematobia irritans isolate KBUSLIRL chromosome 4, ASM5000362v1, whole genome shotgun sequence genome:
- the LOC142235331 gene encoding uncharacterized protein LOC142235331, with amino-acid sequence MKFLMNLHILGFLFYLAIVVSGKKFQDASEQRALLGHRSQPSAVGYTTTQCVCQPGPPGPPGLPGAVGLQGLKGDKGQDGLPGRPGPQGPKGQRGSSGRTGIPGPIGPPGRRGRRGFPGERGPAGPPGPAGPVGPAGPPGAPAAAARSLAGDVALNFREYDVNVAPPDNDEDDDESDDDDEYNDEDDERRKK; translated from the exons ATGAAGTTCCTTATGAATTTGCACATTTTGG gTTTTCTATTTTACCTTGCCATTGTGGTTTCTGGGAAAAAGTTCCAAGATGCCAGTGAACAAAGAGCCCTATTGGGACATCGCTCACAACCATCCGCTGTTGGCTATACCACTACCCAATGTGTCTGTCAACCAGGACCTCCCGGCCCGCCTGGGCTACCAGGTGCTGTAGGTTTGCAAGGCTTGAAGGGTGATAAAGGTCAAGATGGTCTACCGGGACGGCCGGGACCACAAGGGCCCAAGGGTCAACGAGGATCATCTGGTCGCACAGGAATACCAGGTCCTATTGGACCGCCAGGCCGTCGAGGACGTCGTGGATTCCCCGGAGAAAGAGGTCCTGCCGGTCCACCTGGACCAGCGGGTCCAGTAGGTCCTGCTGGTCCTCCAGGAGCCCCAGCTGCAGCTGCCCGTTCCTTAGCAGGTGATGTGGCTTTGAATTTCCGAGAATATGATGTTAATGTAGCACCGCCTGACAATGATGAGGATGACGATGAatccgatgatgatgatgagtacaatgatgaagatgatgagcgtagaaaaaaataa